The following are from one region of the Sandaracinus amylolyticus genome:
- a CDS encoding lamin tail domain-containing protein, producing MTRGALPSARMSMRALPFAMLAVLLAACAADRTAILVEVTSADLNAPEDVDELRFEAVSEYGAHIDSRHAIQETWPHSLTIVPPEGERMGTLTITVTGLKAGELVVRRVVTTSFQRDATRRVVVTFTGDCVGVVCEDGVDCASGRCVGGGEADAGMPDGGNDAGAVDAGESDAGTIDGAVDDGGAPDGAVDDGGATDAGRDGGSFDAGMAIPCNSAACIGLVVISEVSPQGASSASDEFVELYNRSNMPVDVGGLRIRYAPQNPTAALTDRAVLRTGTVILPHGYLLVTSSGYTGAVPGDSRDGESVNTITWTQGIAASGSILLTLADGTTRIDAVGWGTPAVFEGAAAPAPSGSQSLERRAHGGATAESMGPGGADELGGNAQDTDDNGSDFIVRTMRDPQSSSSPREP from the coding sequence GTGACCCGAGGCGCGCTACCATCGGCCCGCATGTCGATGCGCGCCCTTCCCTTCGCGATGCTCGCGGTGCTGCTCGCCGCGTGTGCCGCCGATCGCACCGCGATCCTCGTCGAGGTCACGTCGGCGGATCTCAACGCGCCCGAGGACGTCGACGAGCTGCGCTTCGAAGCGGTGTCGGAGTACGGCGCGCACATCGACAGCCGCCACGCGATCCAGGAGACGTGGCCGCACTCGCTGACGATCGTCCCGCCCGAGGGCGAGCGCATGGGCACGCTCACGATCACGGTGACCGGCCTCAAGGCGGGCGAGCTCGTCGTGCGTCGCGTCGTCACCACGTCGTTCCAGCGCGACGCCACGCGCCGCGTCGTCGTGACCTTCACCGGCGACTGCGTCGGCGTCGTGTGCGAGGACGGCGTCGACTGCGCGTCGGGCCGCTGCGTGGGCGGCGGCGAAGCGGACGCGGGCATGCCGGACGGCGGAAACGACGCGGGCGCGGTGGACGCGGGCGAGAGCGACGCGGGCACCATCGACGGCGCGGTCGACGACGGCGGCGCCCCGGACGGCGCGGTCGACGACGGCGGCGCGACCGACGCGGGCCGCGACGGCGGCAGCTTCGACGCCGGCATGGCGATCCCGTGCAACAGCGCGGCGTGCATCGGGCTCGTGGTGATCTCGGAGGTGTCGCCCCAGGGCGCGAGCAGCGCATCCGACGAGTTCGTCGAGCTCTACAATCGGAGCAACATGCCCGTCGACGTCGGAGGGCTCCGGATACGCTACGCGCCACAGAACCCAACGGCGGCGCTGACCGATCGAGCCGTCCTCCGCACCGGCACGGTCATCCTGCCGCATGGCTACCTGCTCGTGACGAGCAGCGGGTACACCGGCGCCGTTCCCGGCGACTCACGTGATGGCGAATCCGTCAACACGATCACCTGGACCCAAGGCATCGCGGCGAGCGGGAGCATCTTGCTGACGCTCGCCGATGGCACGACGCGGATCGACGCCGTCGGATGGGGTACCCCCGCGGTGTTCGAAGGAGCGGCCGCGCCTGCCCCTTCAGGGTCGCAGTCGCTCGAGCGTCGCGCACACGGCGGGGCGACCGCCGAATCGATGGGGCCCGGTGGGGCTGACGAGCTCGGGGGCAACGCTCAGGACACCGACGACAACGGGTCGGACTTCATCGTCCGCACGATGCGCGACCCGCAGAGCTCCTCGTCCCCGCGCGAGCCGTAG
- a CDS encoding c-type cytochrome: protein MRTSLVVLVVVALVGCEGALMSPGDPPIDSDGGIAPSVDGGSTPTPIDPRDPIALPYPESVLCPPVIESEGALSASFGERCAGCHGAGGEGGAEYPSLREVATLEAFVAAVRTGPEAMPSFAASEVSDEVLARDYAVLRGGSITSSGDPRCGAGYDPTRARSEAELDAVIARGMQAFRARGPRGSCAGCHAPDAIDLAAIGYSDATILRRAAPHVSEDDARAIVALVHAQRERHAIARPLHPDRFRPLQPGFEPLPPSTTPTPGLESDRRDTAFLESLRDDHDLRILGAPITTLDDARAAAEQLASIDLRTLRVGVLADRWTEDGFHGEDRRVITEWIPGIAREPREGMEDEWFALIDAYLAEPTPARFWAWYDRVDALSESWDAEGIVETTPLANELMRRKYLSVQLVSHMLRAREITPLDPWGGARGAARVPMRAQAIARNPFWIVGDAVRQNPLHCDTPSPCMVLPPEVDATLIEGDDAREEQSEQLARGWFWIGWQYDPAIIATEDARATITGDYFLARLLPRHKVHHAFLVARLMVEKARVDDGAWMHAEGIALAGHGRWASPRPFVITKHVETSFHQPPESDPRFAPRARMLANAARMALLLVRDELARTGTIYRRDETLAGARDMRVWLDRAEPGGDHAAFDAVLAEIEGLAAGATDLDDGFSDY, encoded by the coding sequence ATGCGCACGTCGCTGGTGGTGCTCGTGGTGGTCGCGCTGGTCGGGTGCGAGGGCGCGCTGATGTCTCCGGGCGATCCACCGATCGACAGCGACGGAGGGATCGCGCCGAGCGTCGATGGAGGGTCGACTCCGACGCCGATCGATCCGCGCGATCCGATCGCGCTGCCGTACCCCGAGTCGGTCCTCTGTCCTCCGGTGATCGAGTCCGAGGGTGCTCTCTCCGCATCGTTCGGCGAGCGCTGCGCGGGGTGCCACGGCGCGGGCGGGGAGGGCGGTGCCGAGTACCCCTCGCTGCGCGAGGTCGCGACGCTCGAGGCGTTCGTCGCGGCGGTGCGCACGGGGCCCGAGGCGATGCCGAGCTTCGCCGCGAGCGAGGTGAGCGACGAGGTGCTCGCGCGCGACTACGCGGTGCTGCGCGGTGGCTCGATCACGAGCAGCGGCGACCCGCGCTGCGGCGCCGGCTACGACCCGACGCGCGCGCGCAGCGAGGCCGAGCTCGACGCGGTGATCGCGCGCGGCATGCAGGCGTTCCGCGCCCGCGGTCCGCGCGGCAGCTGCGCGGGATGTCACGCGCCCGACGCGATCGATCTCGCGGCGATCGGCTACTCCGACGCGACGATCCTCCGCCGCGCCGCGCCGCACGTCAGCGAGGACGACGCGCGCGCGATCGTCGCGCTCGTCCATGCACAGCGCGAGCGACACGCCATCGCGCGGCCCCTGCACCCCGACCGCTTCCGACCGCTGCAGCCCGGCTTCGAGCCGCTCCCGCCGAGCACCACGCCGACGCCCGGGCTCGAGTCGGATCGGCGCGACACCGCGTTCCTCGAGTCGCTCCGCGACGATCACGATCTGCGCATCCTCGGCGCGCCGATCACGACGCTCGACGACGCGCGCGCCGCGGCGGAGCAGCTCGCGTCGATCGATCTGCGCACGCTCCGCGTCGGCGTGCTCGCGGATCGCTGGACCGAGGACGGCTTCCACGGCGAGGACCGCCGGGTGATCACCGAGTGGATCCCCGGGATCGCGCGCGAGCCGCGCGAGGGCATGGAGGACGAGTGGTTCGCGCTGATCGACGCGTACCTCGCGGAGCCGACCCCCGCGCGCTTCTGGGCCTGGTACGACCGCGTCGACGCGCTCAGCGAGTCGTGGGACGCGGAGGGCATCGTCGAGACCACGCCGCTCGCGAACGAGCTGATGCGCCGCAAGTACCTCTCGGTGCAGCTCGTCTCGCACATGCTGCGGGCGCGGGAGATCACGCCGCTCGATCCCTGGGGAGGCGCGCGGGGCGCGGCGCGCGTGCCGATGCGCGCGCAGGCGATCGCGCGCAATCCGTTCTGGATCGTCGGCGACGCGGTCCGGCAGAACCCGCTGCACTGCGACACGCCTTCGCCGTGCATGGTCCTGCCGCCCGAGGTCGACGCGACGCTGATCGAGGGTGACGACGCGCGCGAGGAGCAGAGCGAGCAGCTTGCGCGCGGCTGGTTCTGGATCGGCTGGCAGTACGACCCCGCGATCATCGCGACCGAGGACGCGCGCGCGACGATCACCGGCGACTACTTCCTCGCGCGCCTCTTGCCGCGCCACAAGGTCCACCACGCGTTCCTCGTCGCGCGCCTGATGGTCGAGAAGGCGCGCGTCGACGACGGCGCGTGGATGCACGCCGAGGGCATCGCGCTCGCGGGGCACGGCCGCTGGGCGAGCCCGCGTCCGTTCGTGATCACGAAGCACGTCGAGACGAGCTTCCACCAGCCGCCCGAGAGCGATCCGCGCTTCGCGCCGCGCGCGCGGATGCTCGCGAACGCCGCGCGCATGGCGCTGCTGCTGGTGCGCGACGAGCTCGCGCGCACCGGGACGATCTACCGGCGCGACGAGACGCTCGCGGGCGCGCGCGACATGCGGGTGTGGCTCGATCGCGCCGAGCCGGGTGGCGATCACGCGGCGTTCGACGCAGTGCTGGCGGAGATCGAGGGCCTCGCCGCCGGCGCGACGGATCTCGACGACGGCTTCTCGGACTACTGA
- the thiD gene encoding bifunctional hydroxymethylpyrimidine kinase/phosphomethylpyrimidine kinase translates to MRPIALTIAGSDPSGGAGIQADLKTFHQHGVYGTAVITLLTAQSTRGVTRVDVCAPDLVLAQLDTLLDDLAPCAAKTGALGSAAVVRAIASRAARFAFPLVVDPVMISKHGAPLLDEDARGAVAGELMPVAALFTPNAHEASALTGIDVRTREDARRAARALVERGARAALVKGGHVEGDPVDVLATRDGALIEIGGERIDTPHTHGTGCTYSAAIAAHLAMGATLEDAIRSAKVWLTEALRSAPGIGHGVGPVDHFSRVPTP, encoded by the coding sequence ATGCGGCCGATCGCGCTGACCATCGCCGGCTCCGATCCCTCGGGAGGCGCGGGGATCCAGGCGGATCTCAAGACGTTCCACCAGCACGGCGTGTACGGCACCGCGGTGATCACGCTGCTCACGGCGCAGAGCACGCGAGGTGTGACGCGCGTCGACGTGTGCGCGCCCGACCTCGTGCTCGCACAGCTCGACACCTTGCTCGACGACCTCGCGCCGTGCGCCGCGAAGACCGGCGCGCTGGGCTCGGCCGCGGTGGTGCGCGCGATCGCGTCGCGCGCCGCGCGCTTCGCGTTCCCGCTGGTGGTCGACCCGGTGATGATCAGCAAACACGGCGCGCCGCTGCTCGACGAGGACGCGCGCGGCGCGGTCGCGGGCGAGCTCATGCCGGTCGCGGCGCTGTTCACGCCGAACGCACACGAGGCGAGCGCGCTCACCGGCATCGACGTGCGCACGCGCGAGGACGCCCGGCGCGCGGCGCGCGCGCTGGTCGAGCGAGGCGCGCGCGCCGCGCTCGTGAAGGGCGGCCACGTCGAGGGCGATCCCGTCGACGTGCTCGCGACGCGCGACGGAGCGCTGATCGAGATCGGCGGCGAGCGCATCGACACGCCGCACACCCACGGCACCGGCTGCACCTACTCCGCGGCGATCGCGGCGCACCTCGCGATGGGCGCGACGCTCGAGGACGCGATCCGCAGCGCGAAGGTCTGGCTCACCGAGGCGCTGCGCAGCGCGCCCGGCATCGGTCACGGTGTGGGCCCCGTGGACCACTTCTCGCGCGTCCCCACGCCGTGA
- a CDS encoding LysM peptidoglycan-binding domain-containing protein, whose translation MRWVPSIAAVGAALALIALVACGGAGETQPDAGLRPVEAAPVESVVEAPSDEPPAGIDHTVGEGETLWDIARAYGVGVEPIMEANRLRDRDVRRLRRGMVLRIPGASAPVVVETAEQRAAAAAAPLPEIEGAAWHRIAEGETLWDIATLYEVSAAAILERNELDDDAVRLLRPGQPIQVPGITARDVERAVERAAREAPARRESRGFRHTVQRGETIWSLAGSFGVSVAEIMAANRLSPDEANALREGATLYVPGVERDTQGRMRRVLSGAQQRALAAARRLGMGSHQAGSALLHGRVQPTWLREASRGFGRDRLPGSLRWPVANGWFVRGYGSGEGGYHLATDIMGEIGWNVRASAPGVVGYAGDEIPGYGNAVLIVHPGGWVTMYAHNSVNFVVAGERVPAGAIIAEVGSTGISRGPHVHFELIFQGQNCDPAALWRPGIRHRNGSLTPMDPLTWNDVRQRPSGIRCHARMRHPRSRWVIHEEL comes from the coding sequence ATGCGTTGGGTTCCCTCGATCGCCGCGGTGGGCGCGGCGCTCGCGCTGATCGCGCTCGTCGCGTGTGGTGGCGCGGGAGAGACCCAGCCCGACGCGGGCCTGCGCCCCGTCGAGGCGGCGCCCGTCGAGTCGGTCGTGGAGGCGCCGAGCGACGAGCCGCCAGCGGGGATCGATCACACCGTCGGCGAAGGCGAGACGCTCTGGGACATCGCGCGCGCCTACGGCGTCGGCGTCGAGCCGATCATGGAGGCGAACCGTCTCCGCGATCGCGACGTGCGACGGCTGCGGCGCGGCATGGTGCTGCGCATCCCCGGCGCGAGCGCGCCCGTCGTGGTGGAGACCGCCGAGCAGCGCGCCGCCGCGGCCGCGGCGCCGCTCCCGGAGATCGAAGGCGCGGCGTGGCATCGCATCGCCGAGGGCGAGACGCTCTGGGACATCGCGACGCTCTACGAGGTCTCGGCCGCCGCGATCCTCGAGCGCAACGAGCTCGACGACGACGCGGTGCGCCTGCTGCGCCCCGGTCAGCCGATCCAGGTGCCGGGCATCACGGCGCGCGACGTGGAGCGCGCAGTCGAGCGCGCCGCGCGCGAGGCGCCGGCGCGCCGCGAGAGCCGCGGCTTCCGCCACACCGTGCAGCGCGGCGAGACCATCTGGTCGCTCGCGGGATCGTTCGGGGTGAGCGTCGCCGAGATCATGGCGGCGAACCGTCTCTCGCCGGACGAGGCGAACGCGCTGCGCGAGGGCGCGACGCTCTACGTGCCGGGCGTCGAGCGCGACACCCAGGGCCGCATGCGGCGCGTGCTCAGCGGCGCACAGCAGCGCGCGCTCGCGGCGGCGCGACGGCTCGGGATGGGATCGCACCAGGCGGGCAGCGCGCTGCTGCACGGTCGCGTGCAGCCGACGTGGCTGCGCGAGGCGAGCCGCGGGTTCGGGCGCGATCGACTGCCGGGCTCGCTGCGGTGGCCGGTCGCGAACGGCTGGTTCGTGCGCGGCTACGGGTCGGGCGAGGGTGGGTATCACCTCGCGACCGACATCATGGGCGAGATCGGCTGGAACGTGCGCGCGAGCGCGCCCGGCGTGGTCGGGTACGCGGGCGACGAGATCCCGGGCTACGGCAACGCCGTGCTGATCGTGCATCCCGGCGGGTGGGTCACGATGTACGCGCACAACTCGGTGAACTTCGTGGTCGCCGGTGAGCGCGTGCCCGCGGGCGCGATCATCGCGGAGGTCGGATCGACGGGGATCAGCCGCGGTCCGCACGTGCACTTCGAGCTGATCTTCCAGGGGCAGAACTGCGATCCCGCCGCGCTGTGGCGGCCGGGGATCCGGCATCGCAACGGCTCGCTCACGCCGATGGATCCGCTCACGTGGAACGACGTGCGGCAGCGTCCGAGCGGCATCCGCTGCCACGCGCGCATGCGTCATCCGCGCTCGCGCTGGGTCATCCACGAAGAGCTCTGA
- a CDS encoding GDSL-type esterase/lipase family protein: MPSFLVLVAALLAFRGEIFASAERAPTPAASAPARDRPSLGRAIAIEDPSGRALARFHAALRRAEAHEGQARIVVWGASHTAGDEYAGMLRRSLQERFGDAGPGFVSPVKPFRGWNHRAAHADSGGAWRVLRGDRGPVGERYGLAGYAVESQAGGAWASLDTARAETGPRNVGSYEVFFLKQPGGGRFEVRIDDQPAAVVDTDAAAAHAGYARFRVRDDAHRLTVRAMDDAPVRVFGVAMERDRSGVVLDTLGIPGSRARSQLRWDDTLHREHLRRRRPDLVVLAYGTNESEDVDVPLRRYESDLRRVVRRVRGTAPQASCLLIGPSDRPLAQPDGTWAPRPLTQDVIAVQRRVAAEQGCGFFDLVAFMGGPMSMLEWVASDPPFGREDHVHLTWHAHRRLADVLEAALLEGLEPEN; encoded by the coding sequence GTGCCCTCCTTCTTGGTGCTGGTCGCTGCGCTGCTCGCGTTCCGCGGCGAGATCTTCGCCTCGGCGGAGCGCGCGCCCACGCCGGCCGCCTCCGCACCAGCGCGCGATCGGCCGAGCCTCGGTCGCGCGATCGCCATCGAGGATCCGTCGGGGCGCGCCCTCGCGCGCTTCCACGCCGCGCTGCGCCGCGCCGAGGCCCACGAGGGCCAGGCACGCATCGTCGTCTGGGGCGCGTCACACACCGCGGGCGACGAGTACGCGGGGATGCTGCGGCGCTCGCTGCAGGAGCGCTTCGGCGACGCCGGGCCCGGCTTCGTGAGCCCGGTGAAGCCGTTCCGCGGGTGGAACCATCGCGCCGCACACGCCGACTCGGGCGGCGCGTGGCGCGTGCTCCGCGGTGATCGCGGGCCGGTGGGCGAGCGCTACGGGCTCGCGGGCTACGCGGTCGAGTCGCAGGCCGGCGGCGCGTGGGCCAGCCTCGACACCGCGCGCGCCGAGACCGGACCGCGCAACGTCGGCAGCTACGAGGTGTTCTTCCTCAAGCAGCCCGGCGGCGGTCGCTTCGAGGTGCGCATCGACGATCAGCCCGCCGCGGTCGTCGACACCGACGCCGCCGCGGCGCACGCCGGGTACGCGCGCTTCCGCGTGCGCGACGATGCGCATCGCCTGACGGTGCGCGCGATGGACGACGCGCCGGTGCGCGTCTTCGGCGTCGCGATGGAGCGCGATCGATCGGGCGTCGTGCTGGACACGCTCGGCATCCCGGGCTCGCGCGCTCGCTCGCAGCTGCGCTGGGACGACACGCTCCATCGCGAGCACCTCCGGCGTCGTCGCCCCGACCTCGTCGTGCTCGCGTACGGCACCAACGAGAGCGAGGACGTCGACGTGCCGCTGCGTCGCTACGAGAGCGATCTCCGTCGCGTGGTGCGTCGCGTGCGCGGCACCGCGCCGCAGGCATCGTGTCTGCTGATCGGACCGAGTGATCGCCCGCTCGCGCAGCCCGACGGCACGTGGGCGCCGCGCCCGCTCACGCAGGACGTGATCGCGGTGCAGCGACGCGTCGCGGCCGAGCAGGGCTGCGGCTTCTTCGACCTCGTCGCGTTCATGGGCGGCCCGATGTCGATGCTCGAGTGGGTCGCGTCGGATCCGCCGTTCGGGCGCGAGGATCACGTGCACCTCACGTGGCATGCCCACCGGCGTCTCGCCGACGTGCTCGAAGCTGCGCTGCTCGAGGGCCTCGAGCCGGAGAACTGA
- a CDS encoding glycosyl hydrolase, whose amino-acid sequence MNRSAMVAALVSLLATACTGNVMDDGDTNDAGLPPLDDGATPPPRDGATPDDASTPPPPDFVDPDPADLEPGVTCGSYATGATDVVPIGTQYRAPELEGPLPTHRSWSSVGWDFRNAFPHSNNLYMHPISARAERDGLGVRHLPAPSVTPDGRFYEHILPIPAQLDALRIGVQGLDAPDTRLADHSDWTFTARWSDGTRELRATLGSGLPFAYFRVRGGAARVSINAAFRAGARIVLREGPRLVIEIEGVRYAIFAPSGATWRDGAEGELLADLGGRDHLSLAVLPDHNDDTLEFYTEHAYAFVDDTRVRWAYDEARGEVRVRYEAHATAVEPGASDVPLMALMPHHARHSDARLADLYYASPRGRLQVLEANAFETRVPFRGVLPALPLADRAHDARLRTLLREVDLNAAYPAPSYATGKLLGKYAELLVVAEQLGETEIRDRLLARLRQGLEQWLSPNDGGPSRLRYLDAWSTIVPEPADFGAATELNDHHFHWGYLLHAAALVALHDPAWAEAWAGSLLWLVRDATSPLRDDPMFPFLRTFDPWEGHSWASGHAGFAHGNNQESSSESMHYSSSLILFGEATGNRTLRDLGVYLYAVEATSIAEYWLDVHDDVFPESFQHPVVGIVWGAGGSYSTWWTAEPEAIHGINLLPFHGGSLYLGHHAAHLGRTLDHLVEMNGGPEGTGGGPDDWVDVIWLARAYADPDDAWARYSARADSYPVEAGQTRAHTLHTLATLRDLGRIDATVSASAATAAVFDRGGTRTHVAYHAGCEGTRTVTFGDGASVEVPARTLIAERGGATVATISLGSCTAGPPPACP is encoded by the coding sequence GTGAACCGCTCCGCGATGGTCGCCGCGCTCGTCTCGCTGCTCGCGACTGCATGCACCGGCAACGTGATGGACGACGGCGACACCAACGACGCCGGTCTCCCACCGCTCGACGACGGCGCGACCCCGCCGCCGCGCGACGGCGCGACGCCCGACGACGCGTCCACTCCACCGCCACCCGACTTCGTCGATCCCGATCCCGCCGATCTCGAGCCCGGCGTCACCTGCGGCTCGTACGCGACCGGCGCGACCGACGTCGTCCCCATCGGCACGCAGTACCGCGCGCCCGAGCTCGAGGGCCCGCTCCCGACGCACCGCTCGTGGAGCTCGGTGGGCTGGGACTTCCGCAACGCGTTCCCGCACTCGAACAACCTCTACATGCACCCGATCAGCGCGCGCGCGGAGCGCGACGGGCTCGGCGTGCGTCACCTGCCCGCGCCGAGCGTCACGCCCGACGGTCGCTTCTACGAGCACATCCTCCCGATCCCCGCGCAGCTCGACGCGCTGCGCATCGGCGTGCAGGGCCTCGACGCGCCCGACACGCGCCTCGCGGATCACAGCGACTGGACGTTCACCGCGCGCTGGAGCGACGGCACGCGCGAGCTGCGCGCCACGCTCGGCTCGGGCCTTCCGTTCGCGTACTTCCGGGTGCGCGGCGGCGCGGCGCGGGTGTCGATCAACGCGGCGTTCCGCGCCGGCGCGCGCATCGTGCTGCGCGAGGGGCCGCGCCTCGTCATCGAGATCGAGGGCGTGCGCTACGCGATCTTCGCGCCGAGCGGCGCGACCTGGCGCGACGGCGCGGAGGGCGAGCTGCTCGCGGATCTCGGCGGTCGTGATCACCTCTCGCTCGCGGTGCTCCCCGATCACAACGACGACACGCTCGAGTTCTACACCGAGCACGCATACGCGTTCGTCGACGACACGCGCGTGCGCTGGGCCTACGACGAGGCGCGCGGCGAGGTGCGGGTGCGCTACGAGGCGCACGCGACCGCGGTCGAGCCCGGCGCGAGCGACGTGCCGCTGATGGCGCTGATGCCGCACCACGCGCGCCACAGCGACGCGCGCCTCGCGGACCTCTACTACGCGTCGCCGCGCGGTCGCCTGCAGGTGCTCGAGGCGAACGCGTTCGAGACGCGCGTGCCGTTCCGCGGCGTGTTGCCCGCGCTCCCGCTCGCCGATCGCGCGCACGACGCGCGCCTCCGCACGCTGCTGCGCGAGGTCGATCTGAACGCCGCGTATCCCGCGCCCTCGTACGCGACGGGCAAGCTGCTCGGGAAGTACGCCGAGCTCCTCGTCGTCGCGGAGCAGCTCGGCGAGACCGAGATCCGCGATCGCCTGCTCGCGCGGCTGCGCCAGGGGCTCGAGCAGTGGCTCTCGCCGAACGACGGTGGGCCCTCGCGCCTCCGTTATCTCGATGCGTGGTCGACGATCGTGCCCGAGCCCGCCGACTTCGGCGCGGCGACCGAGCTCAACGATCACCACTTCCACTGGGGCTACCTGCTGCACGCGGCCGCGCTCGTCGCGCTGCACGATCCCGCGTGGGCCGAGGCGTGGGCGGGCTCGCTGCTCTGGCTCGTGCGCGACGCGACGAGCCCGCTGCGCGACGATCCGATGTTCCCGTTCCTGCGCACGTTCGATCCGTGGGAAGGCCACTCGTGGGCGAGCGGTCACGCGGGCTTCGCGCACGGCAACAACCAGGAGAGCTCGAGCGAGTCGATGCACTACTCGAGCTCGCTGATCCTCTTCGGCGAAGCGACCGGCAATCGCACGCTGCGTGATCTCGGCGTGTACCTCTACGCGGTCGAGGCGACGTCGATCGCGGAGTACTGGCTCGACGTGCACGACGACGTGTTCCCCGAGTCGTTCCAGCACCCGGTGGTCGGCATCGTGTGGGGCGCGGGCGGCAGCTACTCGACGTGGTGGACCGCGGAGCCCGAGGCGATCCACGGGATCAACCTGCTGCCCTTCCACGGCGGCTCGCTCTATCTCGGTCATCACGCGGCGCACCTCGGACGCACGCTCGATCACCTCGTCGAGATGAACGGCGGGCCCGAGGGCACCGGAGGCGGTCCCGACGACTGGGTCGACGTGATCTGGCTCGCGCGCGCCTACGCCGATCCCGACGACGCGTGGGCGCGTTACTCGGCGCGCGCCGACAGCTATCCGGTCGAGGCCGGACAGACCCGCGCGCACACGCTGCACACGCTCGCGACGCTGCGCGATCTCGGGCGCATCGACGCGACGGTGAGCGCGAGCGCGGCGACCGCGGCGGTGTTCGATCGCGGCGGCACGCGCACCCACGTCGCCTATCACGCGGGCTGCGAGGGCACGCGCACCGTCACGTTCGGCGACGGCGCGAGCGTCGAGGTCCCGGCGCGCACGCTGATCGCGGAGCGCGGTGGCGCGACCGTCGCGACGATCTCGCTCGGGAGCTGCACGGCGGGCCCGCCGCCTGCCTGCCCGTGA
- a CDS encoding serine/threonine protein kinase: protein MLQPSDTLGSYTVLAHLRTGGMASLYLARRRGAAGFRKLVAIKVVRAGLSESSAMIRMFVHEARIAAHLAHPNVVHVEELGESAGLFYLVMEYVHGCSLSQLLRTLSKRERRLSVRAAVAIAMRIAEGLAAVHDARDEAGRALDIVHRDVSPQNVLVSVQGHVKLIDFGVAKARIGDTESSAGIKGKIAYMAPEQARAEDVDARADQYALGVMLWEMLTGRRLLAVAGDLEMLKAAADPKVESPRTYAAAVSPALEAVVMRALAREPGARFASVREMRRALAAAVPEALAVESEAIAELVQSAVGDDLARVIAELPDEATRALAGEGARGPRSAEEVLATLTAPASASHVSLASESTSARRVGARVALALVAVAIGAAVGTWVASTPAPPSETAPPIVSASELPPHDVVAPVVVDAIAPSDAGVAIAAPESEPEVVDETPSRARRARRRRGTATPAREPDEPAPRAPAVVHGTPILTDLP, encoded by the coding sequence GTGCTCCAGCCGTCCGACACGCTCGGGAGCTACACGGTCCTCGCGCATCTGCGCACGGGCGGGATGGCCTCGCTGTACCTCGCGCGACGTCGCGGTGCGGCGGGGTTCCGCAAGCTCGTCGCGATCAAGGTGGTGCGCGCGGGCCTCTCCGAGAGCTCCGCGATGATCCGGATGTTCGTGCACGAGGCGCGCATCGCGGCGCACCTCGCGCACCCGAACGTCGTGCACGTCGAGGAGCTCGGCGAGAGCGCGGGGCTCTTCTATCTCGTCATGGAGTACGTGCACGGCTGCTCGCTCTCGCAGCTGCTGCGCACCCTGAGCAAGCGCGAGCGACGGCTCTCGGTGCGCGCCGCGGTCGCGATCGCGATGCGCATCGCGGAAGGGCTCGCCGCGGTGCACGACGCGCGCGACGAGGCGGGGCGCGCGCTCGACATCGTGCATCGCGACGTGAGCCCGCAGAACGTGCTCGTCTCGGTGCAGGGCCACGTGAAGCTGATCGACTTCGGCGTGGCGAAGGCGCGCATCGGCGACACCGAGAGCAGCGCCGGGATCAAGGGCAAGATCGCGTACATGGCGCCCGAGCAGGCGCGCGCCGAGGACGTCGACGCGCGCGCCGATCAGTACGCGCTCGGCGTGATGCTCTGGGAGATGCTGACCGGGCGTCGGTTGCTCGCGGTGGCGGGCGATCTCGAGATGCTGAAGGCGGCCGCCGATCCGAAGGTCGAGTCGCCGCGCACGTACGCCGCGGCGGTGTCGCCGGCGCTCGAGGCGGTCGTCATGCGGGCGCTGGCGCGCGAGCCGGGCGCGCGCTTCGCGTCGGTGCGCGAGATGCGCCGGGCGCTCGCGGCCGCGGTGCCCGAGGCGCTCGCCGTCGAGAGCGAGGCGATCGCGGAGCTGGTGCAGAGCGCGGTGGGTGACGATCTCGCGCGCGTGATCGCGGAGCTGCCCGACGAAGCGACGCGCGCGCTGGCAGGCGAGGGGGCGCGCGGTCCGCGCTCGGCGGAGGAGGTGCTCGCGACGCTCACCGCCCCCGCGAGCGCCAGCCACGTGTCGCTGGCGAGCGAGAGCACGTCGGCGCGGCGCGTCGGGGCGCGCGTGGCGCTCGCGCTCGTCGCGGTGGCGATCGGCGCGGCGGTGGGCACGTGGGTCGCGAGCACGCCCGCGCCGCCCAGCGAGACCGCGCCGCCGATCGTGAGCGCGAGCGAGCTGCCGCCGCACGACGTGGTCGCGCCGGTGGTCGTCGACGCGATCGCGCCGAGCGATGCCGGCGTGGCGATCGCGGCGCCCGAGAGCGAGCCCGAGGTGGTCGACGAGACGCCCTCGCGCGCGCGCCGTGCACGCCGCCGACGCGGCACCGCGACGCCTGCGCGCGAGCCCGACGAGCCGGCCCCGCGCGCGCCCGCGGTCGTGCACGGCACGCCGATCCTCACCGATCTGCCGTGA